One stretch of Sporosarcina sp. ANT_H38 DNA includes these proteins:
- a CDS encoding MarR family winged helix-turn-helix transcriptional regulator, with the protein MNSKITLLNQYWTDIYFHLHYPHKEKISHQVVRILQLVDKQEETGINEIAAHIQVSHNTASEHAKRMIEKGYIVKGRDPLDERKVILNLTNLGDEVLHKNTSLDVDKLEQVLNQLDEDEKKLVEQALKILSERAKQCI; encoded by the coding sequence GTGAATAGTAAAATCACGCTATTAAATCAATATTGGACGGATATATATTTTCATTTACATTATCCCCATAAAGAAAAGATTTCTCATCAAGTGGTTCGTATTCTGCAACTCGTAGATAAACAGGAAGAAACAGGAATCAATGAAATTGCCGCACATATACAAGTTTCCCACAATACGGCTTCGGAACATGCTAAAAGAATGATTGAAAAGGGGTATATAGTAAAGGGGAGAGATCCTCTAGATGAAAGAAAAGTAATTCTTAATCTAACGAACTTAGGTGACGAAGTTTTACATAAAAACACAAGTCTAGATGTAGATAAATTAGAACAAGTGTTGAATCAGTTGGATGAAGATGAAAAAAAATTAGTAGAACAAGCTCTAAAAATCTTAAGTGAGCGAGCTAAACAATGTATTTGA
- a CDS encoding DUF3147 family protein, with amino-acid sequence MYLIMKIIASAIVIGIVTEISRRFPSYGGVIAALPLVSLLSIVWLYVQGEQTATLSKFALGVLWGFPATAFLLIIVYVALQSSVHLFISIGLGISGWILFLLVQDFVLKYIKILFLT; translated from the coding sequence ATGTATTTGATAATGAAAATAATTGCTTCAGCTATCGTTATTGGTATTGTGACGGAGATTTCGAGAAGATTTCCTTCGTATGGAGGGGTAATAGCTGCCCTTCCTTTAGTCAGTTTGCTCAGCATTGTATGGCTGTATGTCCAGGGAGAACAAACAGCGACATTAAGTAAGTTTGCATTAGGAGTACTTTGGGGATTTCCAGCAACCGCATTTTTGTTGATAATCGTTTATGTAGCCTTACAAAGTTCCGTTCATTTATTTATCTCCATCGGTTTAGGAATAAGTGGCTGGATACTCTTTTTATTGGTTCAAGATTTCGTCTTAAAATACATAAAAATTCTTTTCTTAACTTAA
- a CDS encoding VOC family protein: protein MMNQVCVISVYVPNLNKAIDFYTNTLGFELDEQYGPNIASLVHGEIPIILEENDNANYNQDNKITGVVLGLRTEDIYETVKFLKEKEVNFIVDEPTNCPPGKYISFKDPFGNVLEYLQFENM, encoded by the coding sequence ATGATGAATCAGGTTTGTGTTATAAGCGTTTACGTGCCAAATTTAAACAAAGCAATTGACTTTTATACTAATACTTTAGGTTTTGAATTAGACGAGCAGTATGGTCCCAATATTGCATCACTTGTACACGGAGAGATACCAATTATTTTAGAGGAGAACGATAATGCAAACTATAATCAAGATAATAAAATTACTGGAGTTGTATTAGGATTACGAACTGAAGATATTTATGAAACGGTAAAATTCTTAAAAGAGAAAGAAGTGAATTTTATTGTAGATGAACCAACTAATTGTCCTCCTGGAAAATATATTAGTTTCAAAGACCCCTTCGGAAACG